The genomic window GCCCCTGTTTTTTATTGAAATTTCTTCTTGACAACTCCTTCCGGTTTATATATAAGGATGTTGTTAGCCCTGCCTAATATTGTTATATATGTCGAATATAGGGTTTTAGGACGGGCCGACTAGGGTAATATTGAGGACTGAGGGAGCGGGAAAAGTCTTCAGTTGAGTCTTTTGGTAACGGTCAATAAAAACTTGGTGACCATGAGAAAAAGAGAGAAGCTTGTCTCCGACGTGGGTGAGATCGAGCGGATATTGACGGGGGCGAAGGTCCTGAGGGTGGCGTTCAGCAAGGATGACAGGCCCTACATAGTCCCCGTGAACTTCGGCTACGAGTCGGGGAGGCTCTTCTTCCACACCGGCTACAGGGGAAAGAAGATGGAGTTTCTGATGGCGAACCCGGAGGTCTGCTTCGAGGTGGATTCAAAAGTCGAGGTCGTCCCGTCCGATGAGGCGTGCGGATTTTCGTGCAGATACATGAGCATTGTCGGCTACGGCACAGCGAGGCTCGTAGAGGACGTTGAGGAGAAGATACGGTCTCTCGACATCATCATGGCCCACTACTCGGACAAAAAATTCGAGTACAAACCTGAGGTTTTAAAGATCACGGCGGTCGTGGAGATTACAATATCCTACATGACCGGAAGGCGCTCGGGATATTGATAGTGATATTGATAGGAGGGAGGCAAATCATGTATAAAAAAGATGAAAAACTTGTGAAATCCCTTGCGGGAAAAATCGGCCGAAGGGAGTTCGTCAAGAAGGGCGCCCTTATCGGCGCGTCATCCGCCGCGGCGCTTCGCATCGCGGGGCGAATCGCACCGGGGGAGGCGCTGGCGGTGGAGACCCCGGAGCTCGACCGCATGAATGTAAAGTGCCTGAAGGTGGGCTTCACGAACTGCTTTTTTATCCCATGCGACGGCGGCTACATGCAGATCGACGTGGGCTATCCCAATGATTATAAGAAGTATTTGAAGGGGCTTGGCAGTCTCGGCATCGACATATCGGAGATAAAGTACCTCCTTCTGACCCACCACCACGACGACCACGTCGGGTTTGCCGCCGAGCTCGTGAAGAACTGCGGAGCGAAGATCATCGTCCACGAGAGGGCGCTGGAGCCGC from Candidatus Zymogenus saltonus includes these protein-coding regions:
- a CDS encoding pyridoxamine 5'-phosphate oxidase family protein; its protein translation is MRKREKLVSDVGEIERILTGAKVLRVAFSKDDRPYIVPVNFGYESGRLFFHTGYRGKKMEFLMANPEVCFEVDSKVEVVPSDEACGFSCRYMSIVGYGTARLVEDVEEKIRSLDIIMAHYSDKKFEYKPEVLKITAVVEITISYMTGRRSGY